One Malassezia restricta chromosome III, complete sequence DNA segment encodes these proteins:
- a CDS encoding T-complex protein 1 subunit epsilon — protein sequence MAEPQVAYAQDEYGNPFIVVREQGKKTRAQGTQAIKDHIQAARTVANILRTSLGPRGLDKILISPDGDIQVTNDGATIMSNMELEHQIAKLLVQLSKSQDDEIGDGTTSVVVMAGALLEQSEALIDRGIHPIRIADGFERACEVAVRALEKASDKVEFDRDHIDELLKVAQTSLGSKIVSKSSSKFARIATEAVLSVADLERRDVDFDLIKVDGKVGGSLDDSVLVKGVVIDKDFSHPQMPREIRDARIAILTCPLEPPRPKTKHKLDISSVEEYRRLEEYERTTFQSMIQKIKDCGANLVICQWGFDDEANHLLLQYGLPAVRWVGGPEMELIAIATNGRIVPRFEDLTPDKLGHAGLVREMSFGTTRDRMLVIEECANTRAVTAFLRGSNKMVIDEAKRALHDAMCVVRSLVRDNRVVYGGGAAEVCASIAVAQSADEIASMEQYATRAFSAALDVIPLALAENSGLAPIESLAMVKSKQVTESDARYGIDCMGRGNNNMKECHVFDPLVSKRQQLLLATQLVRAVLKIDDVIEQHALEAEM from the coding sequence ATGGCAGAACCACAGGTGGCCTACGCCCAAGACGAGTATGGCAATCCATTCATTGTAGTGCGTGAGCAGGGAAAGAAAACGCGTGCACAGGGCACTCAGGCCATCAAGGACCATATCCAGGCCGCTCGCACCGTGGCAAATATCCTTCGCACGTCGCTGGGTCCTCGGGGTCTTGACAAGATCCTGATCAGTCCCGACGGTGACATTCAGGTGACGAATGATGGTGCCACGATCATGAGTAATATGGAACTAGAGCACCAAATTGCCAAGCTGCTTGTGCAACTTTCCAAGAGCCAGGACGACGAAATTGGCGATGGCACGACGAGTGTGGTCGTCATGGCCGGTGCTCTGTTGGAGCAGTCAGAAGCTCTGATCGATCGTGGCATCCACCCTATCCGTATCGCCGACGGCTTCGAACGCGCTTGTGAGGTCGCCGTCAGAGCTCTGGAAAAGGCATCGGACAAGGTCGAATTTGACCGTGACCATATTGATGAACTTCTAAAGGTCGCCCAGACGAGTCTCGGAAGCAAGATTGTCTCAAAGTCTTCGAGCAAATTCGCCCGTATTGCCACAGAGGCCGTGCTATCTGTCGCTGATTTGGAGCGCAGAGACGTGGACTTTGATCTGATCAAGGTCGATGGTAAGGTGGGTGGCAGTCTGGACGACTCCGTGCTGGTGAAGGGTGTCGTGATTGATAAAGACTTCTCGCATCCTCAAATGCCGCGTGAGATccgcgatgcacgcatcGCGATCCTTACATGCCCTCTGGAGCCTCCGCGCCCCAAGACGAAGCACAAGCTCGATATCAGCTCCGTTGAGGAGTACCGCCGCCTCGAGGAGTATGAGCGTACAACGTTCCAAAGTATGATCCAGAAGATCAAGGACTGTGGTGCCAATCTTGTCATTTGCCAATGGGGCTTTGACGATGAGGCGAACCACCTCCTCTTACAATACGGTCTGCCGGCTGTACGCTGGGTTGGTGGGCCCGAAATGGAGTTGATTGCGATTGCAACAAATGGACGTATTGTTCCACGTTTTGAAGACCTCACGCCCGACAAGCTGGGTCATGCTGGTCTTGTCCGTGAAATGAGCTTTGGCACGACACGCGATCGCATGTTGGTGATCGAGGAATGTGCCAATACGAGGGCGGTGACTGCTTTCCTGCGTGGCTCTAACAAGATGGTCATCGATGAGGCAAAGCGTGCACTCCATGATGCTATGTGTGTTGTGCGCAGCCTGGTGCGTGACAACCGCGTCGTGTATGGCGGAGGTGCTGCGGAAGTATGTGCCTCCATTGCTGTTGCACAATCGGCAGACGAGATTGCATCGATGGAGCAGTACGCTACACGCGCATTTTCAGCAGCCCTAGATGTCATACCTTTAGCGCTCGCTGAAAACAGCGGCTTGGCACCCATCGAGAGCCTGGCCATGGTAAAGAGCAAGCAGGTGACGGAGAGCGATGCTCGCTACGGCATTGATTGTATGGGACGGGGGAACAACAACATGAAAGAGTGCCACGTGTTCGACCCACTCGTATCAAAGCGGCAACAACTGCTCCTtgcgacgcagcttgtgcgcgCTGTCCTCAAAATTGACGATGTcatcgagcagcatgcCCTGGAAGCCGAAATGTAG
- a CDS encoding translation initiation factor 2 subunit 1, giving the protein MRFYEKQLPDTDEIVMCQVRQIAEMGAYVNLLEYDNAEGMILLSELSRRRIRSIQKLIRVGRNEVVVVLRVDKEKGYIDLSKRRVSPEDVIKCEERYSKSRAVNSIVSHVAHKLDYPVEQIYEKVLWPLDHSYGHSYDAFKLAVTESAKVFEGIDIEPHVLRELEANIARRLTPQPVKIRADVEVSCFGYEGIDAVKAALRAGEAVSTENIPIKIKLVAPPLYVLVTHSTDKVGGVALMEQALEKIQETIEKSEGKVTVKMKPKAVSAVEDEELAQLMAKVERENTEVQGDDDSEDDE; this is encoded by the coding sequence ATGCGGTTCTACGAAAAGCAGCTGCCTGACACTGACGAGATCGTCATGTGTCAGGTGCGCCAGATTGCTGAGATGGGCGCATATGTTAATCTGCTCGAATATGACAACGCTGAGGGTATGATTTTGCTGTCTGAACTGAGCCGACGACGTATTCGCAGTATCCAGAAGCTCATCCGCGTAGGTCGCAATGAAGtggtcgtcgtgctgcgtgTGGACAAAGAAAAAGGATACATTGATCTTTCGAAGCGCCGCGTGTCGCCTGAGGATGTGATCAAGTGCGAAGAGCGCTACAGCAAGTCGCGTGCCGTGAACAGTATCGTGTCACATGTGGCACACAAGCTCGACTACCCTGTGGAACAGATATACGAAAAGGTCTTGTGGCCACTCGACCATTCGTATGGACATTCATACGATGCGTTCAAGCTCGCTGTGACAGAGTCGGCCAAAGTATTCGAAGGTATCGACATTGAACCGCACGTGCTTCGAGAGCTGGAAGCCAACATTGCACGTCGTCTGACCCCACAGCCCGTCAAGATTCGTGCCGATGTAGAAGTCTCATGCTTCGGATATGAGGGTATCGACGCTGTCAAGGCAGCCCTGCGCGCTGGTGAGGCGGTGTCAACGGAAAACATTCCCATCAAAATCAAGCTTGTGGCGCCACCGCTCTACGTCCTGGTGACGCACTCGACTGACAAAGTCGGTGGTGTCGCACTTATGGAACAAGCCTTGGAAAAGATTCAGGAAACGATTGAAAAGAGCGAAGGCAAGGTCACAGTGAAAATGAAGCCCAAGGCAGTCTCGGCTGTTGAGGATGAAGAACTGGCACAGCTCATGGCTAAGGTTGAGCGCGAAAATACAGAAGTCCAGGGCGATGACGACTCTGAGGATGACGAGTAA
- a CDS encoding peptidyl-prolyl isomerase domain and WD repeat protein 1, whose protein sequence is MSKEEQKRAAEDASSSDDDVGPLPGPAGGDSTKRRKTLQYEKLYLDQLPRADRYVKSLMHRDTINFVQVTPHTDFVITTSVDGHVKFWKKQSSSIEFVKHYNAHLSMIVAVATSADGAYFASAAADGSIKVFDVINFDLIHMFQVPYTPRACAWVHRRGSVDTVLAVAEEHSSHIHFYDGRDSDGTPLFSSTKVHKNPCHILAYNEPYDCIVSADTSGMVEYWQPREPYVMPQGLFSLKSNTDLFEFKRTKSVPATLTFSPDFQRFATTSTCDRQVRVFDFQHGKLLRKYDESLAAVQEMQQANTTIYQLDDMEFGRRLAVERDIDASTLPGLGDAVANAIGAGTANAVFDQSGNFIMYGTMLGIKMVNLKTNKVARLLGKEETMRFMNVSLYQGVPIKKFTTNIALAVSNNPLAKPDEQDPTLFCTAFKRARFYMFTKNEPDTDPTSKLAGQDRDIFNEKPTREEQAIASENPGAKKKHVITSAILHTTAGDVHLQLYPQLVPKTVENFVGLAKKGYYNGVIFHRVIKKFMIQTGDPLGDGTGGESLWGGEFEDEFVKELRHDRPYTLSMANAGRNTNASQFFITTVPTPWLDNKHTIFGRATGGLDVIHKIENASINKFDKPKEDIQIFSISLH, encoded by the coding sequence ATGTCTAAGGAAGAGCAAAAGCGCGCCGCAGAAgacgcctcgtcctccgACGATGACGTCGGACCTCTGCCAGGTCCTGCCGGAGGGGACAGCACCAAGCGCCGCAAAACGCTCCAATATGAGAAATTGTACTTAGATCAACTCCCGCGCGCCGACCGGTATGTCAAGTCGCTCATGCACCGCGACACTATCAATTTTGTGCAAGTCACGCCGCATACCGACTTTGTCATTACTACATCAGTTGACGGTCACGTCAAATTTTGGAAAAAGCAGTCTTCGAGTATCGAATTTGTAAAACACTACAATGCGCACCTGAGCATGATTGTGGCTGTGGCCACAAGCGCCGATGGCGCCTATTTCGCCAGTGCAGCCGCGGACGGATCCATCAAGGTATTCGATGTGATTAATTTTGACCTCATTCATATGTTCCAAGTGCCCTATACCCCccgtgcatgtgcctgGGTACACCGTCGTGGAAGCGTTGACACTGTACTGGCCGTGGCCGAGGAACACAGTTCCCACATCCACTTTTACGATGGACGTGATAGTGATGGTACGCCTCTTTTTTCTTCGACCAAGGTGCACAAGAATCCATGTCATATTCTTGCGTACAACGAACCCTACGACTGCATTGTATCAGCCGACACGAGCGGAATGGTGGAATATTGGCAGCCTCGAGAGCCATATGTTATGCCACAGGGCTTATTCTCCCTAAAGTCAAACACAGATTTATTTGAGTTTAAAAGAACCAAGTCGGTGCCAGCAACACTGACTTTCTCTCCTGACTTTCAACGGTTTGCAACAACGTCCACATGTGATCGGCAGGTGCGAGTATTTGATTTCCAGCATGGTAAGCTGCTGCGAAAGTACGACGAATCACTTGCAGCCGTGCAAGAAATGCAGCAGGCCAACACGACTATTTACCAGCTGGATGACATGGAATTCGGGCGCAGACTTGCTGTCGAGCGTGACATTGATGCCTCAACCTTACCTGGCCTAGGAGATGCGGTAGCAAATGCGATCGGTGCAGGTACAGCGAACGCTGTGTTTGATCAGAGTGGGAACTTTATCATGTATGGAACCATGTTGGGTATCAAGATGGTCAATCTTAAGACCAACAAAGTGGCTCGCTTGCTCGGTAAGGAAGAGACAATGCGATTTATGAATGTGTCCTTGTATCAAGGTGTCCCGATAAAAAAGTTTACCACCAACATCGCTTTGGCCGTGTCCAATAACCCACTGGCAAAGCCAGATGAACAAGATCCCACGCTGTTTTGTACCGCATTCAAACGCGCACGCTTCTACATGTTCACGAAGAATGAACCAGATACAGATCCCACCTCCAAGCTAGCCGGTCAGGACCGCGATATATTTAACGAGAAGCCGACACGTGAAGAGCAGGCGATTGCAAGTGAGAACCCTGGCGCAAAGAAAAAGCATGTGATCACATCTGCTATCTTGCACACAACGGCGGGCGATGTTCATCTCCAGCTATATCCTCAACTTGTGCCCAAGACGGTGGAAAATTTTGTAGGTCTTGCCAAAAAAGGCTACTACAATGGCGTAATTTTTCACCGCGTAATAAAAAAGTTTATGATTCAAACAGGCGATCCACTTGGCGATGGAACAGGTGGCGAGAGTTTATGGGGTGGTGAGTTCGAGGATGAGTTCGTGAAGGAACTGCGTCACGATAGGCCGTACACCCTTAGTATGGCAAATGCAGGTCGCAATACCAACGCAAGCCAATTCTTCATCACGACTGTCCCTACTCCATGGCTTGATAATAAACACACTATTTTTGGACGTGCCACAGGAGGCTTAGATGTGATTCACAAAATCGAAAACGCGTCAATCAACAAGTTCGACAAGCCGAAAGAAGACATCCAAATATTTAGCATTTCATTGCATTAA